The Paenibacillus sp. genomic sequence ATCGAATTCGAGGGCGAGCGCCGGACGCTGTCGCAGCTGGCGCCGTTCCTGCAGTCGACCGACCGCGATATGCGCAAACGGGCCGCCGACGCGCGGTACGGCTTCTTCGAAGCGCACGAGCAGGAATTCGATCGTTTGTACGACGAACTCGTGAAGCTGCGGACGTCCATCGCTCGCAAGCTCGGCTGCCGGACGTTCGTCGAGCTCGCGTACGCCCGCATGTCGCGCACCGACTACGGCCCTGCCGAAGTCGCCGCGTTCCGGAAGCAGGTGCGCGACCACATCGTGCCGATCGCGCAGCGGCTCAACGAAAGGCGGCGCCGGCGGCTCGGGCTCGATCGGCTGCGGTATTACGACGGCATCTCGTTCCTCTCCGGCAACCCGACGCCGAAAGGCGACCCCGCTTGGATCGTCGAGCGGGCGCAAGAGATGTACGCGGCCATGTCGCCGGAGACGGATGCGTTCTTCCGATTCATGACGGACGGGGGCCTCATGGATCTCGAGAGCAAGCCGGGCAAGCGCGTCGGCGGGTATTGCTCGTATATCGGCGCGTACCGATCGCCCTTCATCTTCTCCAATTTCAACGGCACCGCGCACGACGTCGACGTGCTGACGCATGAAGCGGGCCACGCTTTCCAGGCGTACATGAGCCGCGGCTTCGACGTGCCGGAATATATTCATCCGACGCTCGACGCCTGCGAAATCCATTCGATGAGCATGGAATTTTTCGCTTGGCCTTGGGTCGGTTCGTTCTTCTTGGAAGATACGGAGAAGTACAAATTTTCGCATCTCGCCGGCGCGCTGACGTTCATTCCGTACGGCGCCGCGGTGGACGAATTTCAGCACGTCGTATACGAAAACCCCGATTGGACGCCCGCGCAGCGAAAGTC encodes the following:
- a CDS encoding M3 family oligoendopeptidase, giving the protein MKFSEFPYARPDMDAFKREIETLLDRFRGAQTFEAASDAIAAINAARTELSSLLAIARIRHTIDTTDSFYKEEQRFIDEQSPVYQGLVTEYYRALVASKHRARLEERFGRQLFASAELALKTFDPAILDDLKEENKLSSEYVKLVASASIEFEGERRTLSQLAPFLQSTDRDMRKRAADARYGFFEAHEQEFDRLYDELVKLRTSIARKLGCRTFVELAYARMSRTDYGPAEVAAFRKQVRDHIVPIAQRLNERRRRRLGLDRLRYYDGISFLSGNPTPKGDPAWIVERAQEMYAAMSPETDAFFRFMTDGGLMDLESKPGKRVGGYCSYIGAYRSPFIFSNFNGTAHDVDVLTHEAGHAFQAYMSRGFDVPEYIHPTLDACEIHSMSMEFFAWPWVGSFFLEDTEKYKFSHLAGALTFIPYGAAVDEFQHVVYENPDWTPAQRKSAWREIERNYVPSRIYDDMPYLERGGFWHQQQHIFKSPFYYIDYALAQICALQYWQRSNRDRAEAWDSYVRLCRAGGSDSFTGLVRLAGLRSPFEDGCVASVVGDIDAWLSAVDDQSL